From the Streptomyces nigrescens genome, one window contains:
- a CDS encoding MmcQ/YjbR family DNA-binding protein, producing MIDSADVRRIALSLPETVEKEAWEMPTFRVAGKMFVTIPDDETSFAVRCPIHERKELIAAEPEKFWVPPHEASSHWVRVRLAELEDMTELHDILVDSWKQAAPTRLVDAFPGSD from the coding sequence GTGATCGATTCCGCTGACGTCCGCCGTATCGCCCTCTCACTGCCCGAGACAGTGGAGAAGGAAGCCTGGGAGATGCCGACCTTCCGGGTCGCCGGGAAGATGTTCGTCACGATCCCCGACGATGAGACGTCATTCGCCGTGCGATGCCCTATTCATGAGCGCAAGGAGCTCATCGCAGCGGAACCGGAGAAGTTCTGGGTGCCGCCGCACGAGGCGAGCTCCCATTGGGTGCGAGTACGACTGGCCGAGCTCGAGGACATGACCGAGCTGCACGACATCCTCGTGGACTCATGGAAGCAGGCCGCACCGACGCGACTGGTGGATGCTTTCCCCGGGAGCGACTGA
- a CDS encoding trypsin-like serine peptidase — protein MSRPIAVRGRLALLLTTLLLGLSFTLAPAPPAHAEKTPHGHGHGLRPAAASTDTYWTPQRMREARPAAATKSAAMRRPATDATPPSHPFDGLPQVGTFFWTDGSNTGRFCGGTVVRSPHRDLVVSAAHCLRSPDPKRHLSFVPQYHDGLKPHGIYPVERLYLDQRYYDLGTDAGARWDYAVVRLGAREDGAEVEEVTGGFDLLPYPGYAHRNVRLIGYPGNKDTTHPKPLDCTSSTHRYTSTDPAAPGDFLEISCAGYIGGTSGGPFLVWDFTGYALIGVIGGYHTGGDFPDVSYSSYFTADTLALYLHAVHGDPPATPRQGVSTR, from the coding sequence ATGAGCAGACCCATCGCTGTCCGCGGCCGCTTGGCCCTGCTGCTCACCACGCTGCTGCTCGGCCTGTCCTTCACTCTCGCCCCGGCACCGCCGGCACACGCCGAGAAGACCCCGCACGGCCACGGGCACGGGTTACGCCCCGCCGCCGCGTCGACCGACACGTACTGGACTCCGCAGCGGATGCGGGAAGCACGACCGGCCGCCGCGACAAAGAGCGCGGCGATGCGGCGGCCGGCGACGGACGCAACCCCGCCGAGCCACCCCTTCGACGGACTCCCCCAGGTGGGGACGTTCTTCTGGACGGACGGCAGCAACACCGGCCGGTTCTGCGGCGGCACGGTCGTCCGCAGTCCGCACCGCGATCTGGTGGTCAGCGCAGCCCACTGTCTACGCTCCCCCGACCCGAAGCGGCATCTGTCGTTCGTGCCGCAGTATCACGACGGACTGAAGCCACACGGGATCTATCCCGTCGAGCGCCTCTACCTCGACCAGCGCTACTACGACCTCGGAACGGACGCGGGCGCCCGCTGGGACTATGCGGTCGTACGGCTCGGGGCACGGGAGGACGGTGCCGAGGTGGAGGAGGTGACCGGCGGCTTCGACCTCCTGCCGTACCCGGGCTATGCCCACCGGAACGTACGGCTCATCGGCTACCCCGGCAACAAGGACACCACCCACCCCAAACCCCTCGACTGCACCTCCTCCACGCACCGGTACACCAGCACCGATCCGGCCGCCCCCGGCGATTTCCTGGAGATTTCCTGCGCGGGGTATATCGGCGGCACCTCCGGTGGACCGTTCCTGGTGTGGGACTTCACCGGTTACGCCCTGATCGGCGTCATCGGTGGTTACCACACGGGCGGCGATTTCCCGGACGTCTCCTACAGCTCGTATTTCACGGCCGACACCCTGGCGCTTTATCTGCACGCCGTCCATGGCGATCCACCTGCCACGCCGCGCCAGGGCGTTTCCACACGCTGA
- a CDS encoding alpha/beta hydrolase family protein, translated as MFRKSVDEGERAGGSSALERGLEGVPGGGQMAGVNRRAVTKSAALAATMLLAGGGIAQAQPGKARTAKDLTVRLPAPTGPHPIGVTTLYLVDRARRDPWEPLPVREVMVTVFYPARTVRGYPVAPQMTRGAAERLPFIEPLFHEGLPAKGVNWAATRTHAHTGAPAQTVRRPVLLYSPGGGDPRTFGTAIAEELASRGYVVVTIDHPGDGSEVEFPHARAGRRKVRETVFRGDPRSDPKMFRTVIGTRIADTRFVLNQLEALAAGRNPDAEGRPLPERLGRALDLRRVGIYGHSAGGTTAAETMYEDRRLHAAINMEGFLDHPPASPGQEGQLFPIARYGTDRPLLLLGTDGFRYKKELERSWSATLAHPHGCTSRRQLDHTAHGVFTDYAAIVPQLQAAGLMTAAHRTQLVGALDPAVSVPLVRHHVLSFFARHLPVC; from the coding sequence ATGTTCCGCAAGAGCGTCGACGAGGGGGAGCGAGCAGGCGGATCGTCTGCGCTGGAGCGCGGCCTTGAGGGCGTGCCCGGGGGTGGGCAGATGGCGGGAGTGAACCGTCGGGCTGTCACCAAGTCAGCCGCGCTGGCAGCCACGATGCTGCTCGCGGGCGGCGGCATCGCGCAGGCGCAGCCCGGGAAGGCGCGCACCGCGAAGGACCTCACCGTGCGGTTGCCGGCGCCGACCGGGCCGCACCCGATCGGGGTCACCACGCTGTATCTGGTCGATCGCGCCAGGCGTGACCCCTGGGAGCCGCTCCCGGTTCGGGAAGTGATGGTGACGGTGTTCTATCCGGCCCGCACCGTCCGCGGCTACCCGGTTGCCCCGCAGATGACCAGGGGCGCCGCCGAGCGTCTGCCGTTCATCGAGCCCCTCTTCCATGAGGGACTGCCGGCGAAGGGGGTGAACTGGGCGGCCACCAGGACCCATGCACACACGGGCGCGCCCGCGCAGACCGTGCGGCGACCGGTGCTGCTGTACAGCCCGGGAGGCGGCGACCCGCGCACCTTCGGCACCGCAATCGCCGAAGAACTGGCGAGCCGTGGCTACGTGGTGGTGACCATCGACCACCCCGGCGACGGCAGTGAGGTCGAGTTCCCCCATGCGAGGGCCGGGAGAAGGAAGGTCCGCGAAACGGTTTTCCGGGGAGACCCCCGCTCGGACCCGAAGATGTTCCGTACGGTGATCGGCACCCGGATCGCGGACACCCGGTTCGTGCTGAACCAGCTGGAAGCGCTGGCCGCCGGGCGGAACCCGGACGCGGAGGGACGCCCGCTGCCGGAGCGCCTCGGTCGTGCACTGGATCTGCGGCGGGTGGGCATCTACGGCCACTCGGCCGGCGGCACCACCGCCGCCGAGACGATGTACGAGGACCGGCGCCTCCACGCCGCGATCAACATGGAGGGCTTTCTGGACCACCCACCGGCCTCCCCCGGCCAGGAAGGGCAGCTCTTCCCGATCGCCCGGTACGGCACGGACCGACCGCTGCTCCTGCTGGGAACCGATGGATTCCGCTACAAGAAGGAGCTGGAGCGTTCCTGGTCGGCGACGCTCGCCCACCCGCACGGATGCACCAGCCGCCGGCAGCTCGACCACACCGCGCACGGGGTGTTCACCGACTACGCCGCCATCGTGCCCCAGTTGCAGGCCGCCGGGCTGATGACCGCCGCCCACCGGACCCAACTGGTCGGCGCGCTCGACCCGGCCGTGTCGGTTCCCCTGGTGCGCCACCACGTGCTCTCGTTCTTCGCCCGGCACCTGCCTGTGTGCTGA
- a CDS encoding ArsR/SmtB family transcription factor: MIRVHFTAADFARVRFASRPAPLQELNVALMKMCSPDDTLLFGRWRRRLLQSLPPTVQPLSDLVPAEVAPHFLDVFSDSLKEGLDTVRASPPELVRAEIERVYARQPTPAPLWLRDLYRGDGGAWRLLRRAQHAAFDTALRPVWPLVQDLHRAEFTRHALTVAEHGIGAALTELVPGARLHENVWEFEASYERDITLGGRGVLLLPTFHWTGPPLIADLPGRPVAVTYPAGPGLPLSPGGAVGSDEALAGVLGRTRFDTLLLLGEEHTTSALARRLNVSNATASAHTAALRGAGLITSTRAGRAVLHRRTALGSLLVQCPGQGTRPVTVSDRGSP, translated from the coding sequence GTGATCCGGGTCCATTTCACGGCTGCCGACTTCGCCCGGGTCCGGTTCGCTTCCCGGCCGGCTCCGCTGCAAGAGCTGAACGTGGCCCTCATGAAGATGTGCTCCCCGGACGACACGTTGCTCTTCGGCCGCTGGCGACGACGGCTGCTCCAGTCCCTGCCGCCCACCGTCCAGCCGCTGAGTGACCTGGTTCCCGCCGAGGTGGCACCTCACTTCCTCGATGTCTTCAGCGACTCTCTGAAGGAGGGACTGGACACCGTCCGAGCATCGCCACCGGAGCTGGTCCGCGCCGAGATCGAGCGGGTATATGCCCGGCAGCCGACCCCGGCTCCGCTGTGGCTCCGCGATCTGTACCGGGGCGACGGCGGCGCCTGGCGCCTCCTCCGCCGGGCACAGCATGCGGCATTCGATACGGCGCTGCGCCCGGTGTGGCCCTTGGTGCAGGACCTCCACCGGGCGGAGTTCACCCGCCATGCCCTGACCGTGGCCGAACACGGCATCGGCGCCGCACTCACCGAACTCGTCCCGGGCGCCCGGCTGCACGAGAACGTCTGGGAATTCGAGGCGTCCTACGAGCGCGACATCACGCTGGGCGGTCGCGGCGTACTGCTGCTGCCCACCTTCCACTGGACCGGCCCTCCCCTGATCGCCGACCTGCCCGGCCGCCCCGTGGCCGTGACCTATCCGGCCGGACCGGGTCTGCCGCTCTCGCCGGGCGGGGCGGTCGGCTCGGACGAGGCGCTCGCCGGTGTGCTCGGACGGACCCGCTTCGACACCCTGCTGCTCCTCGGGGAGGAACACACCACCAGCGCACTCGCCCGGCGGCTGAACGTCAGCAATGCCACCGCTTCCGCCCACACCGCCGCACTGCGCGGCGCCGGCCTGATCACCAGCACCCGCGCGGGACGGGCGGTCCTGCACCGGCGCACGGCGCTGGGGAGTCTGCTGGTGCAGTGTCCTGGTCAGGGGACTCGTCCTGTCACGGTGAGTGACCGAGGTTCACCATAG
- a CDS encoding potassium channel family protein, which translates to MVPSILLSVLNRLFRNEAWRRLHAQAALWVTVVMTAVLLAGAALVVVAESGAPHTNITSYPKALWWSIETATTVGYGDFYPVTLWGRVIASLLMLSAITAFGVITAALATWFVGHAEQDMVRLSKSVGSHAREDAEALRSELRTLHERFDHVENLIRDKGTHSAS; encoded by the coding sequence TTGGTGCCGTCGATTCTCTTGTCCGTACTGAATCGCCTCTTCCGTAACGAGGCATGGCGCCGGCTGCATGCACAAGCGGCGCTCTGGGTCACCGTGGTCATGACTGCGGTACTTCTTGCGGGTGCCGCTCTGGTCGTGGTCGCCGAATCCGGTGCGCCACACACCAATATCACGTCGTATCCGAAAGCGTTGTGGTGGTCGATCGAGACAGCGACCACCGTGGGGTACGGGGATTTCTACCCCGTCACGCTGTGGGGCCGCGTGATCGCTTCCCTGTTGATGCTCAGCGCCATTACGGCATTCGGGGTCATCACGGCGGCGCTCGCCACCTGGTTTGTGGGCCACGCGGAGCAGGACATGGTCCGCCTGAGCAAATCGGTGGGGAGTCATGCGCGTGAGGACGCGGAGGCGCTGCGTTCGGAGCTGCGTACGCTGCACGAGCGCTTCGACCACGTCGAGAATCTGATCCGGGACAAGGGCACCCACTCCGCCTCCTGA
- a CDS encoding glycoside hydrolase family 15 protein: MTAGVSLRPSKADALRYTPIAEHGMIGDMRTAALVGTNGTIDWYCCTRFDAPSVFGALLDADRGGAFELAADVPARTKQFYFPDTNILITRFFADHGVGEVQDFMPIVDDSREADRHRLIRRVLCVRGSLPFIARVAPRFDYGRSVHTVSSRHGQTVFDSPALSLALTSSVPVEIDGPDAWCSFTLDEGSSAVFALDRIGDGVEPRACPLSEAEDLFGATVRYWRSWLSHSRYRGRWREMVHRSALTLKLLTYAPTGAIVAAPTTSLPEQIGGERNWDYRYAWVRDSAFCIYALLRLGFTDEAKAFVHFLSQNICLTDCAHGPLQIMYGIDGRSELPEEELLHLEGHLGSSPVRIGNNAVNQLQLDIYGALIDSLYLYDKWGEPLSSEHWDTVGKLVDWVSDNWDQPDEGIWETRGKTQNFLYSQLMCWVALERAMRIAAHRGLPADMLRWGRARDAIYRRIMERGWSSKRMAFVQHEGDDVLDAAVLMMPLAKFISPTDPKWLSTLDALGEELVSDSLVYRYDPGGSPDGLRGEEGTFSICSFWYVEALSRAGRVDEARLAFEKMLTYGNHLGLYAEEIGRTGEQIGNFPQAFTHLALISAAFNLDRALG; this comes from the coding sequence ATGACCGCCGGTGTGAGCCTCCGCCCCAGCAAGGCGGACGCACTTCGCTACACGCCCATTGCCGAGCACGGGATGATCGGCGATATGCGCACTGCTGCGCTCGTCGGTACGAACGGCACCATCGACTGGTATTGCTGTACACGATTCGACGCGCCCAGTGTCTTCGGGGCGCTGCTGGACGCCGATCGCGGCGGAGCCTTTGAGCTGGCCGCGGACGTGCCCGCCCGGACGAAGCAGTTCTACTTTCCCGACACCAACATCCTGATCACGCGTTTCTTCGCGGACCACGGTGTCGGGGAGGTCCAGGACTTCATGCCGATCGTCGACGACTCCCGTGAGGCGGACCGTCATCGGCTGATCCGGCGGGTGCTCTGTGTGCGCGGATCGTTGCCGTTCATCGCCCGGGTGGCTCCGCGCTTCGATTACGGGAGAAGCGTGCACACCGTGAGCTCCCGGCATGGCCAGACCGTATTCGACTCCCCGGCCCTTTCGCTGGCGCTGACGTCCAGCGTTCCGGTCGAGATCGACGGTCCGGATGCCTGGTGCTCGTTCACGCTGGACGAGGGCAGTTCCGCGGTGTTCGCCCTCGACCGGATCGGTGACGGGGTGGAGCCACGGGCCTGTCCGCTGTCGGAGGCGGAGGATTTGTTCGGCGCCACGGTGCGCTATTGGCGCAGCTGGCTGTCGCACTCCCGCTATCGCGGACGCTGGCGGGAAATGGTGCACCGCTCCGCGCTGACCCTCAAGCTCCTCACCTACGCGCCGACCGGCGCCATCGTGGCCGCTCCCACGACCAGCCTGCCCGAACAGATCGGCGGCGAGCGGAATTGGGACTATCGCTATGCCTGGGTGCGAGACTCCGCGTTCTGCATCTATGCGCTGCTCAGACTGGGCTTCACCGATGAGGCCAAGGCGTTTGTGCACTTCCTGTCCCAGAACATCTGCCTCACGGACTGCGCCCACGGCCCACTGCAGATCATGTACGGCATCGACGGCCGCAGCGAACTGCCAGAGGAAGAACTCCTCCACCTGGAGGGACACCTGGGCTCCAGCCCCGTCCGGATCGGCAACAACGCCGTCAACCAGCTCCAACTGGATATCTACGGGGCACTTATCGACTCCCTCTACCTCTACGACAAATGGGGCGAGCCGCTGTCCAGCGAGCACTGGGACACCGTCGGCAAACTCGTGGACTGGGTCAGTGACAACTGGGACCAGCCGGACGAAGGTATTTGGGAGACCCGCGGCAAAACCCAGAACTTCCTGTACTCACAGCTGATGTGCTGGGTGGCGCTGGAACGGGCGATGCGGATCGCCGCGCACCGGGGGCTGCCGGCGGACATGCTCCGCTGGGGGAGGGCCCGGGACGCCATCTACCGGCGGATCATGGAGCGTGGCTGGTCCAGCAAGCGAATGGCGTTCGTTCAGCACGAGGGTGACGACGTTCTCGATGCCGCCGTTCTGATGATGCCGCTGGCCAAGTTCATCTCCCCGACGGACCCGAAATGGCTCTCCACCCTGGACGCATTGGGCGAGGAGCTGGTGTCCGACTCCCTGGTCTACCGCTATGACCCGGGCGGCAGCCCGGACGGGCTGCGCGGTGAGGAAGGCACCTTCTCGATCTGCTCGTTCTGGTATGTCGAGGCGCTGTCCCGCGCCGGCCGTGTGGACGAGGCGCGGCTCGCCTTCGAGAAGATGCTCACCTACGGAAATCACCTCGGCCTGTACGCCGAAGAAATCGGCCGCACCGGCGAGCAGATCGGCAACTTCCCCCAAGCCTTCACCCACCTGGCACTCATCAGCGCCGCATTCAACCTCGACCGTGCCCTGGGCTGA